One window from the genome of Streptomyces sp. NBC_00287 encodes:
- a CDS encoding ABC transporter ATP-binding protein translates to MCAVRGLTKTYPAVRGRRGTPATPEVRATDDVRLDIRRGEIFGLLGPNGAGKTTLVRQLTGLMRPDRGSVEILGHDIVRHPERAARILAYLGQESTALDELTVSLAAETTGRLRGLDVHVARAERDAVLEELGLTELAGRPLKKLSGGQRRLACFAAALVGARPLLVLDEPTTGMDPVARRAVWSAVDRRRAEQGTTVLLVTHNVIEAETVLDRVAVLDRGRVIACDTPVGLKEQVAGEVRVDLVWRDAAPLHVPEVAALQDRVVESGRRWTLRLAPEEARAVVATVTGGAAFSALDDFTLATPSLEDVYLALGGAAQQGLVKA, encoded by the coding sequence GTGTGCGCCGTGCGCGGGCTGACCAAGACCTATCCGGCCGTACGGGGACGGCGTGGGACACCCGCGACCCCCGAGGTGCGGGCCACCGATGACGTACGGCTGGACATCCGGCGCGGTGAGATCTTCGGGCTGCTCGGGCCGAACGGCGCCGGCAAGACCACGCTCGTACGGCAGCTCACCGGGCTGATGCGGCCCGATCGCGGCAGTGTGGAGATCCTCGGGCACGACATCGTGCGGCACCCGGAGCGGGCCGCGCGGATCCTCGCCTACCTCGGCCAGGAGTCGACCGCCCTCGATGAACTGACCGTCTCGCTCGCCGCAGAGACCACCGGGCGGCTGCGCGGACTCGACGTGCATGTGGCGCGGGCCGAGCGGGACGCCGTACTGGAAGAGCTGGGCCTTACCGAGCTTGCCGGGCGGCCGCTCAAGAAGCTGTCCGGGGGGCAGCGGCGGCTCGCCTGTTTCGCCGCCGCGCTGGTCGGCGCGCGGCCGCTGCTCGTGCTCGACGAGCCGACCACCGGGATGGATCCCGTGGCACGGCGGGCGGTCTGGTCCGCCGTCGACCGGCGGCGCGCCGAGCAGGGGACGACCGTGCTGCTCGTCACCCACAACGTCATCGAGGCCGAGACCGTGCTGGACCGGGTCGCCGTGCTCGACCGGGGGCGGGTGATCGCCTGTGACACCCCGGTCGGGCTCAAGGAACAGGTCGCCGGGGAGGTCCGGGTCGACCTCGTGTGGCGGGACGCGGCGCCGCTGCACGTTCCCGAGGTCGCCGCGCTGCAGGACCGGGTCGTGGAGTCGGGCCGCCGCTGGACGCTGCGGCTCGCCCCCGAGGAGGCCCGCGCGGTGGTCGCCACCGTCACCGGCGGGGCCGCCTTCTCCGCCCTCGACGACTTCACCCTCGCCACGCCCAGCCTGGAGGACGTCTATCTGGCGCTCGGCGGGGCCGCGCAGCAGGGGTTGGTGAAGGCTTGA